Part of the Chanos chanos chromosome 5, fChaCha1.1, whole genome shotgun sequence genome, AAGTAAACTGCAAGTGCAAGTGTAAGTAAGGTAGTAAATAAAGTTGATGATGAAAAGACCAGATTTGTGCGATACAGGGTCTGGGCATGGTTTGAACAGGCTGTTCAACACAAATCAGTCCCTGACAATCGTTCTCCATAATTTCAATTCTTTTGATGGTTGGGACTCATAAAACACTCTTATGCAGGTAAGATAATGCCCTTATTCATGGTGAGGGGTCAGAGCTGATGGACAGTTTGGTTAAAGCAGTTAATCCTTGGAGAagcataaagacacacagacagatcacaCAGATCTGAGAGAGAACCAACCCTTGACAACCTGCACCTGCACAGGGACTGGATATATCAACCTATCACACGGCATGTGGGTGACGGGAAAAACAGGTTAAACTAAAATACACagggcaggcaggcaggcatgTAGGCCATGAGGAatggattgagaaccactggtctacTTGCCAATGATCTAGACAGAACGCAAATGAGTCTTCATGAGTTCCTCTAAATCTCCGAGAGATTCCTACAATCAAAAAGCCTCTTCTCCACACAAGCATTGTTTTTATGTTAAGTTTGTTTTAGTAAACAGTCAACATGAAAACAGCTTAGTATCAGTTCAAGTTTCTGAACAAATTTCTTTAAGATGACTGGAAAAAGTGgataaataatgcattttttttcttctttataaaTACTGTATACACTATATAATGTAACAGCTCTGGTTTACTTTGTTTGGACTGATCAGAGACCCTAATGCAGGTCTCAAAGAGAAACTCTGAAGGAAAGGTAAAGAGCAGATCTACATGATAATCTCTGATCCATGAAAAGAGGAGACAGGTCAAGTCTTAATCTGGCTTGTGATCATACTTCAGCTTTTTGCAGTAAACATGTATAGCAGATTAAATTCCAGAAGATGAAGAGTATGTTTCATTACAAAGTAGGACAGATACTATCCGTGTGTCTTGGGAATGtattttccttctgttttctgCAATAGTTCCTTGTTCATGGGGCTGACACTTACAAATGTGTCTTTTATAGGACGGAGCCCTCACATGGCTGTATACCACAGATTAGATCAATTAGTCCAAAAAATCAAGAATGTTAAGTGCTAAAGCCACGCAACGTACATAATGTACATTCCCTTTACGCATAAAACTtaattgttttgtcattttttagaTTAGCATTGTAAAGTGTATGTACCATGGCTTATTCCCAAAGTATATTTGttatcaaaaacattttccctGTGTATATTGCCTAAACCatttaacaaagaaaaagaaaaagattaaacaGAGGAGGTCCCTGTTACATAACCTGGCTGGCAGGAGGAGGACGGAAAACAAAAGTGTAAATCAAGGAATTGTCAAGTCATTCTCACAAACTGTAACACTTCTGGTCTGAATTCTTCtcttgggctgtgtgtgtgtgtgtgtgtgtgtgtgtgtgttttaatctgcTTTGGAGCCTTTCTCCACAGATCTCTTCAGGTAAGACGAGTAGAAGAAAGAAGCAAACAACCAGAGGTAACTAAAATACATGACCGAACCCCAACCGATGTTGCCAAGGTTACTGGGACAGTGCTCCTGGTGCATCCACATGTAAACAAGACCAAGAACAGCCAGTCCAACCGCCATCTGTAGGATCTGCATAGTGGTTATCAACATGGCGAAAGCGCGTGGCACGCGGATGCCTGCCGCCCGTAAGGTGTAGTAGCTGTACATGAGGGAGTGTACGGCATAGTTCATAGTCATGAACCAGCCACCTCCAGCCACCTGGTCCTTATAGGAATACCAGCTAAACAGCAGCACTGTGATGTGGTGGTACCAGTGCAGGAAGATGAGCTTCTGTTTCCGGAGCACGATGAATGCCGTGTCAACTGCACACAGGACAGAAAACAGCTCAGGAGAAGGCAACTCAAAAAATCTAACTCAGATATCCTAACAAGAGAACGTTATATGGCATAGTTGTTAATACCATAATGCCAAAGTTATTAATGAGATAAAGCAATGTGTCGCTTCATTCACACAAGAGAAATGTTAGATCTTTTATGATACATAAGGCTGGTGGCAAATGATCAAGTACCTTCTACAGTGGCACATAGTTTTATCTGAACTGTGCTGCGTGTAGTCTTTTTGTTCTTGAGTGAATATCTTAAAAACCTTGATCTTTGTTTGGTAGAGTGAACGTACATGTTGCATCAGCCTCTTTTAACCTTTCACTGTACCTTATCTAAAAGCCTCTCAATATTGCACTGTGCCCTTTTCATCTTGTGCTAATGGACCCTTTTCTGCCGACTCAGTATCTTTCTCAGTGTCCCAAACTCATGAATATATAACAGGCAGACTTGGGGGAGCAGCTAGCAGAGTGGAGCatgtttatgacatcactgtgttaCATAAAGAGACATTCCAACCAAGTGTCCTACTATGATGATGCAAGCATATTatggagagagacaagacaAGTTGATATACTTTATCACTGTGTAACTGACAGACAACttggcggggagggggggggggtgattaaGTCATTTTGTCACTCTTACCCAGCTCTGGGGCTTTACTCAGGACGAAGGCAAAAGCCCAGAACTTGCTGATGGGAGCGCTGTAGAAGTTGCTGTCACAAACAGACTGCTTCAGGCCACCGGAGTTGATCACATGTAACATGTACGCGCCGGTACGTAGTGTCCCAATAATACTAGGGAAGAATCAAATCAAACATGTTTTATCATTCTCATTGCATAAGACTTGataaaatgatgtaaaataaTCAAACCAATAAACCCTGAAACCTATTCCTGGTCATAGGTAAAAGTACAAGCAAATCACtccattttttccccagacTGTTTATATGATACTCTGGTACCTTACCACATCGGCATGACCATAGAGCACTCAGATAGTGGAACATTAGCAAATAAAACCCACGCAAGAGAGTCATGATATTGGAGTGTATGATAACAGAATGGtaaaaaagcacacagacacttttGGAAGAGAAAGCTGtggggagataaaaaaaaattcagaaggCTGGACAAAGCGCTACTAAAATCCGATATGCCAACCTGCTCTCCTGCTGTCACAACACTCATTATCATCATAACTCTAATGAAAGAGGAGAAgttatacacaaaaaaaaaatctgctatGTTTTGCAACAGGATACTGTGGATTCTGGGAGAGCTCTTCTTTAATGAACACTGGCACTCTAGCACAGATTTACTGAAAGAGATCACAAGTTATGGCAAGCTTTTGCTGAGATGTGCCATATCTAAATGACACCAGGCAAGTGAAGTACTCCAATTTAATCTGGCAAATCCAAACTCTATCCAGAAGAATAGTAAAATACTTTACTTCTGCTTGTCTGAAAGCAGGGTAGGCATGTTTCAAAGCACAAACATGAAATGACTAAATTATGAGTAATATTAAGTAAACATATCTTTTGTTTGGCAGCCACAGAAAGCTGCATGGGTAGTGCGTTATTCCATtgcacagattaaaaaaaaatatctgggTTGGTCTACATGGTCCCAGCTaacttctctttgttttaacgATTATCATAGTTGCTCATGAGTGTTTAGTATTCTCTGGGTAGCAAGAAT contains:
- the LOC115811158 gene encoding elongation of very long chain fatty acids protein 6, which encodes MNMTDHALSLQEYDFERSFDDRAAYKWFQEHWKTSFLFCGLYAALVFGGRHFMREREKLNLRRPLILWSLSLALFSIIGTLRTGAYMLHVINSGGLKQSVCDSNFYSAPISKFWAFAFVLSKAPELVDTAFIVLRKQKLIFLHWYHHITVLLFSWYSYKDQVAGGGWFMTMNYAVHSLMYSYYTLRAAGIRVPRAFAMLITTMQILQMAVGLAVLGLVYMWMHQEHCPSNLGNIGWGSVMYFSYLWLFASFFYSSYLKRSVEKGSKAD